Sequence from the Gloeocapsopsis dulcis genome:
TTGTAAACCCTGTTGTAAACCTTCCTGCAGGATTTCTTGATAAATCACTGATTCTTTCATAATGTCCTCTCGAAACAGACTTTTAATCAAGCTTTGATCAAACCGCAGCCCTGCCAATATCTGCGTATTCACCACCACAGTCCGCCGCTCATCGGTTGATTCAATATTAGCGACTCGTGCTGCGACTTGCGCAAGTAAGGCTTGAGGTGAGTTGCTTCGCGCTAAAAATGCTAGTGGCAATAGAGCGGTATCTGCTAAAAGTGGAGTGGGATCTTCCTCCCACAGCCGAATTACTCGGTATTGATGCTGCGTAGTTGCTACCTCAAATCGGTCGGTGTATGCTGAGGCTGAACTTGTGTACTTTAAAAAAATCATTACTTGCTCGATAGGACAACGGTACTGACGGTGTAGCCGCACCCAATAATCAAGCATTCGCAGCGGTAATGGTGGCTCTGATTCAGGGCTAGTTTGAAATTCTAGATGTAGGATGTGGTTGGAGGTTTGCAATAACGTAACCGAATCAGCACGAATTGGTTCTAAACTTAATTCGGTTTTGAGTAACTGGATATCGGTTTCTTGAGATGAAAATAGCCAACGCACAAAATTTTGGGGATAGAGTTCCGCTAAATATTTGCAAATATTGTCGTAAGCCAATCGTAATGTACCTTTATTTTTAAACTAAGAAGCTGTGTCACCATTTTTATTCGTAACCGACTTAGATAACACCCTCGTAGGCGATGACCAAGCCTTAGCAACACTCAATCACAAACTGAGTCAGCATCGCCAAGAACACGGCACAAAGATAGTCTATGCTACAGGGCGATCGCCGGAACTATACCGCCTACTAACAACTGAAAAACCGCTTCTCGAACCTGATGCTTTGATTACTTCGGTGGGAACTGAAATATACCTCAACGGTAGCGATACTCCCGACTCTGGATGGAGTACAAAAATTGCTCAAGGCTGGGATCGCGACTTGATTGTGGCAACAAGTGCGCATTTTGCTGACTTAGTTCCGCAACCCGATTCAGAACAGCGTCCGTTTAAAGTTAGCTTTTTCTTGACGAAGGAAGTTGCCCGTGAAGTCATTCCTCGGCTAGAGTCCTTGTTACAAAACAAAGGGTTAGATATCAAACTGATTTACAGCACAGGACAAGATTTAGATATTTTGCCGCGCAACAGTGATAAAGGGCTAGCAGTGCAATTTCTGCGTCAACAATGGGAAATGTCACCCGAACAAACCGTTGTGTGTGGTGACTCAGGAAATGATATTGCTTTGTTTTCTAGTGGGCAAGAACGAGGGGTCATTGTGGGAAATGCAAGTGCAGAACTCTTGGAGTGGCACAATGCTAATCCTGCCGATTATCGCTACTTAGCGCAAGCAGCTTGTGCAGGTGGTATTTTAGAAGGCTTATATTACTTTGGGTTCTTGGGATGATTAGTTATCTCAAAGGTGTCATTGCTGGTGTAGACAAAAGTAATAGCAATCGTGTCATTCTCACTTTAGATGTGAATCAGATAGGCTATGACTTGCAAATTTCGGCGCGTTTTGCCGAGGAATTACCTGCTGTTGGGGAAACGGTACAAGTTTTTACGCATCTGCAAATGCGCGAAGAACAGCCCTTGCTATATGGTTTTAGTTCAACAGCGCAGCGCGATCTATTTCGCCAGTTGATTAGTGTCAGTGGTATTGGCGCGCAACTGGCGATCGCTTTACTAGATACATTAGATTTACCTGACTTAGTACAAGCAATTGTGAGTGGTAACACGCAATTACTGATTCAAGCACCAGGCGTTGGCGGGAGGACTGCAGAACGCATTTCCTTGGAGTTAAAAAAGAAGCTAGCTGATTGGCGTACTACTACTGGAGTTGTTGCCGTAACTTCTGGAGGGCCCCCACCTGCAATTCTTGAAGATGTGCAAATGACGCTGTTAGCCCTAGGATATAGTGCTAGCGAAGTTTCTCAAGCAATTACTGCAGTGAGTGACAGTGTGATTCTACAACAAAACGCTAATGCTGAGGACTGGATTCGCCAAGCGATCGCGCATTTAAGCGGTTAAAAGCACAAAAGAGGAGCAAGTTATGATCTCCTGACTCCTCTCTAAATATATCTAGCTGCTAGCGCCTACTAATTGTGCTTGCTGATAGTCGTGCTGCAACTTACGATACATTTCCTCGCGGCGATCGTACAAGCGCTTTAATGAACGAGGTTTGCACTGGTTTATGACGTAAGCAGTGATAATTGGTAATGCGATCGTACTGTCGGTGTAGCAAACAACTGTACTGGGTAACTCTTCAGGGTCTACTTTACCCCAGCTGACAGCTTCACTCGGAGTTGCACCAGAAAGTCCGCCAGTATCAGGTCGCGCATCGGTAACTTGCACAAAGTAGTCGTGACCGCGTTCTTCTAAGCCTAAAACTTCGTGCAGTTGTGGTTGTGTTTGCAACAGAAAGTTTTTCGGGCTACCACCACCAATAATAACTGCAGCACTTTTACCTTCTACACCAGAAATACTATCCCGCGCGCAGTAAGCGATCGCCGCAGTTTCATTCACATCAATTGCGGGATCAATAATCATGTTTGACCCT
This genomic interval carries:
- a CDS encoding DUF4351 domain-containing protein, which gives rise to MAYDNICKYLAELYPQNFVRWLFSSQETDIQLLKTELSLEPIRADSVTLLQTSNHILHLEFQTSPESEPPLPLRMLDYWVRLHRQYRCPIEQVMIFLKYTSSASAYTDRFEVATTQHQYRVIRLWEEDPTPLLADTALLPLAFLARSNSPQALLAQVAARVANIESTDERRTVVVNTQILAGLRFDQSLIKSLFREDIMKESVIYQEILQEGLQQGLQQGLQQGLQQGLQQGLQQGEATLITRLLTHKFGLLDTATQQQIQNLPSNQLEELGEALLSFVTVDELVQWLQQFSNEDG
- a CDS encoding sucrose-phosphate phosphatase; this translates as MSPFLFVTDLDNTLVGDDQALATLNHKLSQHRQEHGTKIVYATGRSPELYRLLTTEKPLLEPDALITSVGTEIYLNGSDTPDSGWSTKIAQGWDRDLIVATSAHFADLVPQPDSEQRPFKVSFFLTKEVAREVIPRLESLLQNKGLDIKLIYSTGQDLDILPRNSDKGLAVQFLRQQWEMSPEQTVVCGDSGNDIALFSSGQERGVIVGNASAELLEWHNANPADYRYLAQAACAGGILEGLYYFGFLG
- the ruvA gene encoding Holliday junction branch migration protein RuvA; translated protein: MISYLKGVIAGVDKSNSNRVILTLDVNQIGYDLQISARFAEELPAVGETVQVFTHLQMREEQPLLYGFSSTAQRDLFRQLISVSGIGAQLAIALLDTLDLPDLVQAIVSGNTQLLIQAPGVGGRTAERISLELKKKLADWRTTTGVVAVTSGGPPPAILEDVQMTLLALGYSASEVSQAITAVSDSVILQQNANAEDWIRQAIAHLSG